In a single window of the Amia ocellicauda isolate fAmiCal2 chromosome 20, fAmiCal2.hap1, whole genome shotgun sequence genome:
- the LOC136715807 gene encoding cadherin-23, with product MARSGSGSDALLERAPTTVWVSILDENDSAPQFSQPVYEATLSEGPDTAGTVIATVTASDRDEGPNGTVLYRITAGNLGGTFYINSTTGTVVALRELDYEISHGRYTLVVTATDHCPITELRLTSSTTVLVNVIDVNDVTPTFPRALEGPFDITEGQPGPRVWTLKATDEDSGLNGQVEYSITAGDPQNEFVVSPVEGELRVRRDAELDRENIPFYNITVTARDLGTPPRSSTVLVQVRVLDINDNDPVLLNLPLRSSVAEGAGVQALVARVQAFDADLGRNALLTFNITAGNTDGAFYINDTTGVVVVNRPLDRERVSEYQLTITVKDNPENPRIARRDSDVLVVTILDENDNRPIFTQQSYQGEVPENSPPGSAVLIMNGPVLALDRDDGVNAVVSYRLLGPRLDLFTVNSSTGAVLVRQGAVLDRESLSDPRLELFLVGQDVGGLNSSVPLTVTVLDQNDNAPQFSPPSLTVHLPENSATGKVVTQLSASDADSGANGLLWSAGRTGWWWWRRTVAPPRSRARPRCRCCWTT from the exons ATGGCCAGGTCCGGGTCCGGGTCCGATGCGCTGCTGGAGAGA GCCCCCACCACCGTGTGGGTGTCCATCCTGGACGAGAATGACAGCGCGCCGCAGTTCTCCCAGCCCGTGTACGAGGCCACGCTGAGCGAGGGGCCCGACACCGCCGGCACCGTCATAGCCACCGTCACCGCCAGCGACCGCGACGAGGGCCCCAACGGCACCGTGCTGTACCGCATCACCGCAGGCAACCTGGGCGGCACCTTCTACATCAACAGCACCACG GGGACAGTGGTGGCGCTCAGGGAGCTGGACTACGAGATCAGTCATGGGCGCTATACGCTTGTTGTCACGGCTACAGACCATTGTCCGATCACGGAGCTGCGGCTGACGTCCAGCACCACG GTCCTGGTGAATGTGATCGATGTGAACGATGTGACACCCACCTTCCCCCGGGCGCTCGAGGGCCCCTTCGACATCACCGAGGGCCAGCCGGGGCCGCGGGTCTGGACCCTGAAGGCCACGGACGAGGACTCGGGGCTCAACGGACAGGTGGAGTACAGCATCACGGCCGGAGACCCGCAGA ATGAGTTCGTGGTGTCTCCGGTGGAGGGAGAGCTGAGAGTGCGCAGAGACGCAGAGCTGGACCGTGAGAACATCCCCTTCTACAACATCACCGTCACGGCCAGGGACCTGGGCACGCCCCCACGCAGCAGCACG GTGCTGGTGCAGGTCAGGGTGCTGGACATCAACGACAACGACCCGGTGCTGCTGAACCTGCCCTTGCGCAGCAGCGTGGCCGAGGGCGCGGGGGTGCAGGCGCTGGTGGCGCGGGTGCAGGCCTTCGACGCCGACCTGGGCCGCAACGCCCTGCTGACCTTCAACATCACGGCCGGCAACACGGATGGAGCCTTCTACATCAACGACACG acggGGGTGGTTGTGGTCAACAGGCCGCTGGACAGGGAGCGAGTGTCTGAGTACCAGCTGACCATCACTGTGAAGGACAACCCAGAGAACCCCCGCATTGCACGCAGG GACTCAGACGTGCTGGTGGTGACCATCCTGGATGAGAATGATAACCGGCCCATATTCACTCAGCAAAGCTACCAGGGAGAGGTGCCGGAGAACTCGCCCCCAg gcagtGCGGTGCTGATTATGAACGGGCCGGTCCTGGCACTGGATCGGGATGACGGGGTGAATGCTGTGGTGTCGTACCGGCTGCTTGGCCCCCGGCTGGACTTGTTCACTGTAAACTCCAGCACAG GGGCGGTGTTGGTGCGGCAGGGTGCGGTTCTGGACCGCGAGTCCCTCTCGGACCCCAGGCTGGAGCTGTTCCTGGTGGGGCAGGACGTGGGGGGTCTGAACAGCAGCGTCCCCCTGACCGTCACCGTGCTGGACCAGAACGACAACGCGCCGCAGTTCAGCCCCCCGAGCCTGACGGTGCACCTGCCCGAGAACAGCGCCACAG gcAAGGTGGTGACGCAGCTGTCGGCAAGCGACGCCGACTCGGGTGCGAACGGGCTGCTGTG GAGCGCGGGGCGTACcggctggtggtggtggcgaCGGACCGTGGCACCCCCCCGCTCTCGGGCACGGCCACGCTGTCGGTGCTGCTGGACGACGTGA
- the vsir gene encoding V-type immunoglobulin domain-containing suppressor of T-cell activation, with protein MAPPRALDRAVRLALWLAVLAQDGLCYFTISAPYKTYACPEGADVTMQCVVEGHLTHPQDHLQKAWLYNQHSKQHCRLIHPRQLPSHNHTHAYNPSALGLHYSMNAGTLYMTLSNLTAADSGRYCCLVLEVEGKIRQHHVVEERVHDYILLTVSPRVNSSQQCTKERAEPRQPESSTAAGLATAGCIMGILSLPLILLLVYKQRQTATSNRRAHELVRMDSEAQGHENPVFLGESPKMRTVSQIMRQQSETGRHLLSEPGTPLSPPTHGDVFFPSQDPIPESPDLLKV; from the exons ATGGCCCCCCCGCGAGCACTGGACCGGGCCGTGCGGCTCGCGCTGTGGCTGGCCGTCCTGGCGCAGG aTGGCCTGTGCTACTTCACCATTTCAGCGCCCTACAAGACGTATGCCTGCCCTGAAGGAGCCGACGTCACCATGCAGTGCGTCGTCGAGGGACACCTGACTCACCCGCAAGACCACCTGCAGAAGGCGTGGCTGTACAACCAGCACTCGAAGCAGCACTGCCGTTTGATCCACCCTCGCCAACTGCCCAGCCACAACCACACTCACGCCTACAACCCCAGTGCATTGGGTCTGCACTACAGCATGAACGCGGGCACTCTCTATATGACACTGAGCAACCTGACCGCCGCCGACTCCGGCCGCTACTGCTGCCTGGTGCTGGAAGTGGAGGGCAAGATTCGGCAGCATCATGTGGTGGAGGAGAGGGTGCACGACTACATCCTGCTCACCGTGTCTCCCA GGGTCAACAGCAGCCAGCAATGCACCAAGGAGAGAGCTGAGCCACGGCAGCCTGAAA GCTCTACAGCAGCAGGGTTGGCCACAGCAGGGTGCATTATGGGAATCCTGTCGCTGCCGCTGATCCTCCTGCTGGTGTACAAGCAGAGACAGACTGCCACCTCCAACCGCC gggCTCACGAGCTGGTGCGCATGGACAG TGAGGCGCAGGGCCATGAGAACCCCGTTTTCCTAGGGGAGTCTCCCAAGATGCGCACCGTGTCTCAGATCATGCGGCAGCAGTCTGAGACGGGGCGCCACCTGCTGTCCGAGCCGGGCACCCCACTGTCGCCGCCCACCCACGGAGACGTCTTCTTCCCCTCGCAAG ATCCCATTCCTGAGTCTCCGGACCTCCTTAAAGTATAG